The DNA sequence GGTCCCTCACCCCGGTGCCGGAGCTGGTGGACCTGTTCGGCACGACGGTGGTCACCGGCACCGGTGCGGAGGCCGTCGACATGGACCCGCTGCCGCGCACCGGGAAGAACGGGACCTACGCGATCCACCGGGCGGCCGACCTCCTCGGCTGGCGCCCGCGTGACCTGCGCCGCCAGGTGGCCGAGTACCGCGACTGGGCCGTGTCCCACCGTGACACCCCGGCGCTCCGCGCCTGACCCGGCGAACCCGGCACCCGGCACGGCCACACGGCTGACAGCCGCACGACACACACCGACACACACCGAGAGAAGAAGAGAGGACCCCACCGTGCACCAGGGCACGCTGACCGCACCCCGCATCCTCGTGCGTCCGCGGCAGGCTCGCTATCAGGACGCCTACCGCACCTGGCAGGGCATCCCGTCCGTCGAACGCACCCCCGGCGGGCGGCTGTACGCCAACTGGTACTCCGGGATGGACACCGAGACAGGCGGCAACTTCGTCGTGGTCACCACGAGCGACGACAACGGCGACACCTGGGACGGGCCCCGGTACGTCGTCGAACACGACGACCCCGAGGTACGCGTCTACGATCCCTGCCTGTGGCTCGACCCCCTCGGCCGCCTGTGGCTGACCTGGAACCAGAGCCGCGACTTCTTCGACGGACGGGTCGGCGTCTGGGTCTCCACCAGCGCCAACCCCGACGCCGACGAGCCCACTTGGAGCGCGCCACGACGCATCGCCAACGGCCTGATGATGAACAAACCGACCGTCACCGCCACCGGGGAATGGCTCGTTCCGGCGGCGATCTGGGCCTGCCACCCGCCGACCGAGCGGCACGGGCTGGAGGCGGAGATGTTCTCCAACGTGTACGCATCCACCGACCAGGGCACCACGTTCGAGCTGCGGGGCAGCGCGGACGTCCCCAACCGCAGCTTCGATGAGCACATGATCGTCGAACGCCGCGACGGCACGCTGTGGATGCTGGTCCGCTGCTTCGACGGCATCGGCGAGAGCTTCTCCACGGACGGCGGCCGGACCTGGTCACCCGGGCGCCGTAGCCACATCGACGGACCGTGCTCCCGCTTCCACATCCGACGGCTGACGTCCGGACGGCTGCTGCTCATCAACCACTACGGCTTCGCAGAGCGCAGCGACCGCGCGGACATCGAACAACAGGGCAACGTCAAGGCGTGGAAGGGCCGCAGCCACCTCACCGCCCTGCTCAGCGACGACGACGGAAGGACCTGGCCGCACCGGCTGCTGCTGGACGAACGCGACGATGTGTCCTATCCGGACGCGGCGGTGGGCGACGACGGCACCATCCATGTCGTCTACGACCACGACCGCTTCGGCGACCGTGCCATCTACCTGGCGCGGTTCACCGAGGACGACATCCTCGCCGGCCGCCTCCACGACCCGGGGTCGCGGCTGAGGCTCCTGGTCAACCGCGCCCTCGCGCTCCCCACCGAGGAGGCGGTCCGGCCGGGCGGTCCGGCCGCGTAGGCCGGACACGATGCCCCCCGCCGTCAGCCGACCCGCCGGGCCAGCACCTGGCCCGGCCAGGTCCCGAACCGGAAAGCCTCGGTGCGGATGAAGCCGTTGCGCTCGTAGAACGCCACCAGTTCGCCCCCGCCGCCCGCCCAGCAGTCGACCCGCAACAGGTCCACGCCGGCCCGTCGGGTCTCCTCGGCGGCATGGGCCAGCAGCACCGCCCCGATGCCCAGACCGGCGTGCCGCCGGTCGGAGACCAGCAGCCGGACGTACCGCTCGGGTTCTCCGGCCGGCCCGATCGGCATCTGCGGGCTGGGCCCGGAGTCCAGCACCAGGGCCCCGACCGACGTTCCCGCCAGCTCCGCGATGTACGGGGTGTTCTCGGTCATGTACCGCTCGACCCGCGCCACCCCGCCGGGCTTCTGTGAATACGGTGTCGTGCCCCACTGCTCGGTGTTGCCGCGCTCGTTCATCCAGGCCACCGCCGAGTCGAGCATGTCCAGAACCGCCGGTGCGTCGGCCAGGCTGCCGCGTCTGATCCGTATGCCATGCGTGGTGTCGTTCACGCCGGAAGCCTAGTGGTGCGGTTCGAAGTCGTTCGGGGTTGACTCCGGAGCCGTGGGCGGAATCCCGTCCCGCGAAGCCCGCGCACCGTCGGCCGGACGCCGGTGCCGGTGCCGGTTGTCAAAGCCGGTAATAGCGTGCGGCGTTGTCGTGGAAGAGCGCCATGCGCTCATCGCGCGAGTAGCCCCGCGTGATCTCCCGGAACGCCTCGAAGATCGTGCCGTAGTCGGAGAACAGCTTGTCCACCGGGAAGTTCGACGCGAACATGCAACGGCCCACTCCAAAGCTCTCCAGGGCGGACTCGACGTACGGACGGATCGATGTGACGGTCCAGTCGTGGTCACCCATACCGAGACCGGAGATCTTGCAGGCCACGTTCGGCGCCTGCGCGATCACCCGCATCCCCTCGCGCCAGGCGTCGAAGTGGTCCGGGCCGTCGACCTGCATCCCGGTGTGGTTGAGGATGATCTGGACGTCGGGGAACTCGGTGGCCAGCTCGAAGAACTCGCCCATCTGCGGGTAGTACAGCTGCAGGTCGAAGGACAGGCCCCGGGCGGCCAGGGCACGGAACCCACGCCGCCACTGCGGGGTCCGGCTCACTTCCGGTGCGCTCAGGTAGGTCTTCGCCGGGTCCGGGTGGTAGTTCATCGACTGCCGGATGCCACGGAAGTTCGCGTATCGCGCGTGTCCGTCCAGGATGGCCTCCACGCCGGGGGCGGCGAGGTCGGCGTAGCCGACGATGCCGTGCGGGAAGCCTCGCCGGTCCGCGATCGACTGGAGCCACCGCGTCTCACCGACCGGGTCGCGCGGGTCCCAGCCGACGTCCAGGTGCACCGCCTTGACGAGGTTCTGTCCCGTGGCGTCGGCGAGGTAGTCGTCCAGAAGGTAGTTGCGCAGCAGATCCTCGTAGGTCCCCCACGCCGCCGGCGCGACCTCGTCGCTCAGCCACGGGTAGTAGTTCTCCTCCAGGTTCCACAGGTGAAAGTGCGGATCGATGAGCGGAATGTCCTGTTCGGTCATGTCGAGCTCCTCATCGAGATCGCCGTGGGTGTCACCATCGCCATCTTCAGCGGCGGCGACTGCTGAGTGGGCTTTTCCGCGAGCGCGTCGGAGACCGTTGGCGGGCGTGGTGCCGAAGCTCTTGGCGATATTCGCCCCCGGAGACGGCGACTGTCAACAGTCGGCAGTTGGCAATGCATGCGCTCGTTGTGCGGCCTCACCTTCCGAAGGACTGGCGAAGCGGGTCTTCCTGCAATCGAAATTGCAATGTAGATTGCGGCAATCGCACTTGCAGATCCGCTGACTCACACCTGGGAGCACGGGGCGTGCCTGGAGCACCGGACAACGAGATCCTCGACAATGCCGACACTCAGTGGCTGGGCGACGCCCTGCCCCGCGTACGCCTGTCCAAGGCGCAGTCCCGTGTGGTGGACGTGATCGTCCGCAATCCGCAGCTGGCCTCCTACGCGGACATCGCCGAGATCGCCCAGCGGGCCGACGTCAACAACTCCACCGTGGTGCGGGCCGCCCAGACACTGGGGTACCGGGGCTGGCCGGACCTCCAGCGCGAGCTGCGCGCACGCTACCTGGTGCTGATCTCCACCGAGGAGACGCTCGCCGAGCACGGTGAGCACCGGAGCCCGCTGCACGACGCCCTCACGCACGACATCGACAATCTGCGCCAGACCATGGACAACAACACCGCCGCCGAGGCGGAGGCCGCCATCGCCACCCTGGCCGGGGCCACGTCGATCCTGGTGATCGGTGTCGGGTCCTTCGCCGGTCCGGCCAGTGTCATGGCCCACCTCGGCTCCACCATGGGCTACCCGATCTCCCTGGAGAACCGGGCCGGGGTGCACCTGGCCAGCGCCGTCAACAGCCTCGGCCCCGGCGACGTCCTCGTGGTCGTCAACATGTGGCGGTCCATGAAGCAGGTCATCGCCGCCGCTGAGGCCGCCGCTGAGGCCGGTGCCGCGGTGGTGGCCATCACGGACATGCGCCGGGGCCGGCTGGCCACCACCGTGGCCGACCACCTGCTGATCGTGCCGTCGGAAGGCATCTCCTTCTTCCAGTCCGTCACCGCGGCCACCTCGGTGGTCTACGGCCTGCTGGCCGGGATGCAGGCGGCTCAGCCGGAGCGCAGCCGGGCCGCCATCCGCCGCACCCAGCAACTGTGGAAGGACCTGGACATCTACCTCGAATAGCGGCTGTCGGGCTGCCCCCTGTTCTCCCCGGGCCCCCGGTACCCCCGGGTTTCCCCGGATTCCCCTTCCCCGCGACAGGAGCTCTGATGGACAAGCACATCGCCGTCGTCGGCCTGGGCTCGATGGGCGGCGCCATGGCGTCCGCCCTGCACCAGGCAGGCTGGCAGGTCTCCGGTTTCGACCCCTCGCCCGCCGCGCGCTCGGCCGCGGAAGCGGGCGGTGTCCGCACGGTGGACGACATCGGACACCTGGCGGGAACCCCCTACGTCGTCCTCTCGCTGCCCTCGGCCCGTGTGGTCGAGGAGACCGTGCCGGCCCTGCTGGCCCGTCCGGGCACCATCGCCATCGTCGACACGACGACATCGGAGCCGGCCACGAGCGCCTCCCTCGCCTCCCTGGCCGCGGACCAGGGCGCGGCCTTCGTCGACGCGCCGGTCTCGGGCGGGCGTGACGGGGCCGTGGCGGGCCGGCTGACCGCCTTCGTCGGTGCCACGGCGGAGGCTCTCGACGCGGCCCGGCCCGTCCTCCAGGCCCTGACCGGCGGCCAGTACCAGCACCTCGGGGGCCCCGGCTCCGGCAATGTGGTCAAGCTGCTCAACAACGTCCTGGCCGCGGCCAACCTGGTCTCCGTCGGGGAGGCCCTCGCCGTCGCCAAGGCCTACGGCGTGGATCCCGCGGCGGCGGCGGCCGGCATCAGCGGTGCCTCCGGCGGCAGCAAGGTCTCCGCCGCGATGTATCCGAACTGGGTGCTGACCGGCACCCACGACTCCGGCTTCGCCCTCGGGCTCATGGCCCGTGACGCCGCCCTCGCCATCGAGATCGCCGCCCAGCGGGGTGAGCGGCCGGACCTGCTGGCCGCGGCGAACCAGCGCTGGCAGGACGCGCTGGCCACGCTCGGCCCCGGCGCCGACTTCACCGAGATCGCCCGCACCGTCGCCCCCTCTCTCGTCCGCGAAGGAGCCCCCACCGCATGACCAGCGCAACCGCCACGTCCTCCGCCTCCGCCGCCCGCGCGGCCGTGGACGCCGTCTTCCCCCAGGGCCTCGGATCCTTCCTCGACGGCCGTATCGTCGCCGGAAGCGGCGAGCAGGTCCCGCTCACCGCCGCCGCCACCGGTGAGGAGTTCACCAGCTTCCGGGATGCCGGCCCGGAGGGGGCCGACGCCATCCTGGCCGGCGCCGTCCGCGGGGCCGCGGTGTGGGCCGCGACGGGCGCCTTCGAGCGGGCGGCGATCCTGCGCGAGGTCTCCCGCACCGTTGCCGAGCACGCCGAGGAACTGGCCGTCCTGGAGTCGGTGACCACGGGGAAGCCCCTGCGGGACACCCGGGTCGAGGCCGCCAAGGTCGCCGAGATGTTCGGCTACTACGCCGGCTGGGCGGACAAGCTGACCGGCCAGACCATCCCCGTCCCCGGTGACTGGCACACCTACACCGAGCGCGTCCCGTGGGGCGTGGTGGTGGCCATCACCCCGTGGAACGCGCCCCTGTTCACGGCCGGCTGGAACGCGGCCGCCCCCCTGGCGGCCGGCAACGCCGTCGTCGTCAAGCCCAGCGAGTACACCCCGGTGTCCACCCTCCGGCTGGCCCAGCTGGCGCACCGGGCCGGACTCCCGGAGGGCGTGTTCAACGTCGCCGCCGGGCTCGGCGGCACCGTCGGCGCCGCGCTGACCAGCGATCCGCGCGTCGGGAAGGTCTCGTTCATCGGCTCGGTGGCCACGGGCCGCCGGGTGGCGGTCGCGGCGGCGCGGGCCGGTATCCCCACCGTCCTGGAACTGGGCGGCAAGAGCGCCAACATCGTCTTCGCCGACGCGGACCTGGATCGGGCGGCGGACGGCGCGATAGCCGCCATCTTCTCCGGTGCGGGACAGTCCTGCGTGGCCGGCTCACGTCTGCTGGTCGAGCGCGGCGTCCATGCCGAGTTCGTGGAGCGGGTGGCGGAGCGGGCGGCGCGGCTGCGTCTCGGCGACCCCCTCGACCCCGCCACCGAGGTCGGCCCGATCATCACGGCACCGCAGTTCACCACCGTGACCTCCCTGATCGAGGCGGGAATCGAGGACGGCGGCCGCAGGGTCACCGACGCGGCGCTGCCCGCCCGGCTGACCGGCTCCGCGCTGGCCGGCGGCCACTGGGTCATGCCGACCCTGCTGGACGGCGTCACCCCCGCGAACCGGCTGGAGACGACCGAGGTCTTCGGCCCGGTGGTCGGCGCCGACGCCTTCGACACCGAGGCGGAGGCGATCGAGCGGGCCAATGGCACCGCCTTCGGGCTGGCCGGCGCGGTCTGGACCGGTGATGTCTCCCGCGCCCACCACGTGGCGCGCTCCGTCAACGCCGGCACCTTCTGGATCAACGCCTACAAGACGATCCACGTCGCCGTCCCCTTCGGCGGCTTCGGCGACTCCGGCCACGGCCGGTCCTCGGGCCCCGGCGTGCTGGACGAGTACACGCAGACCAAGGCCGTCTGGGTGCCCACCAGGGCGGCCGGCGCGCCTTTCCCGTCGCTGAGCTACTAGGGAGCACCGGATGGCACTGACGGACCTCGCCGCCGGCTCCGGCCGGCTGAAGACGGACCTCGCCGCCGGCGTCGAGCGCCGGCGGGAACGGGTGCTCGCGCTCTCGCGCCACCTCCACGCCCATCCCGAGGTCTCCTTCGAGGAGACCGGCGCCGCCGAGGCGATCACGGAACTGCTCGCGTGGGGAGGGTTCGACGTCGAGCGCGGCACCGGCGGTCTGCCCACCGCCTTCACCGCCACGGCGGGCACCGGCGAGCTGACGGTGGCGCTCTGCGTCGAGTACGACGCGCTGCCGGAGGTGGGCCACGCCTGCGGACACAACCTCATCGCCGGCGCCTCGCTCGCCGCCGCGCTGGCTCTGGCACCCCACGTCGACGAGCTCGGCATCACGCTCAAGGCGATCGGCACCCCGGCCGAGGAACACGGCGGCGGCAAGGCACTGCTGCTCGAAGCGGGCGCGTTCGACGGAGTGGGACTGGCCTTGATGGTCCATCCCGTCCAGGACGGGGTGACCTACAACCCGGCCGGGACCAGCGCCCAGGCGGTGGGCAGGTTCCGTGCGGTGTTCTCCGGCACGGCGGCCCATGCGGCGGCCGCCCCTCATCTGGGGGTGAACGCCGCCGACGCCGCCGTGCTCAGCCAGGTGGCCGTCGGTCTGCTGCGCCAGCAGATCCCGGGGGACCACCGGGTGGCGCTCTTCGTGGCGGAGGGCGGTATCGCCACCAACGTCATCCCCGAGCGCGCCGTGGTCGACTTCGAGTGCCGGGCCTTCACCCTGCCCGAGTACGAAGCTCTGCTGGCCCGGGTCCGCCGCTGTTTCGAGGGCGCGGCCCTGGCCACGGGCGCGGAGCTGACCATCGAGGCCACCGAACCGCTCTACGAGCCGCTGGTCCAGGACGAGGAGCTGGCCGCACACTGGACCGCGGCCATGCGTGCCTTCGGCCGGGACACCTCGCCCGCGGCGGGGCTGAGCGGCGGCTCGACCGACATGGGAAACATCAGCCAGGTGATCCCCAGCCTCCACCCCTGGCTGAGCATCCCGGGAGCCGACGTGCCCATCCATTCGCACGGCTTCGCGGCCCTGGCCGACACCCCCGAGGCGTACGACGTGATGTTCGAGGCGGCCCTCGCGCTGGCCTGGACCGTCGCCGACGCGACCACCGATCCGCAACAGAAGAAACGTTTCGTCAAAGCGGCCTACCACCGGAACCCCGTGCAGGGAGCACCAGCGACATGACCACCCGGACCGCACCGCCCGAGACCGAACTGAAGCAACCACCCTCCCGGACACTGCCGATCGCCGCCCTGGCACTGGTCATCACCCTGGTCGTCCAGTTCATCGGGCAACTCGACATCAATGTGGGCGTCGGATCCGTCATCGTCTTCCCGATGGTGTGGGGCCTGCTCCTGGGCCTGCTGGTGTCCGTCCAGAAGGTCAAGCCACTGGGCCTGAACGTCCAGAAGGCGGCCGCGGCCCTGGTCGGCGTGGCCGTGATGCTGCTGGTGGCCCGGCTGGCCTTCAACATCGGCCCGAGCCTGCCCACCCTGGTCGACGCGGGACCCGCCCTGCTGCTCCAGGAGATCGGGCACCTCCTGGGGACGGTCGCCCTGGCCCTGCCGCTGGCCGTGCTGCTGCGCATGGGCAAGGCCACCGTGGGCGCCACCTTCTCCCTGGACCGCGAGCCCTCC is a window from the Streptomyces luomodiensis genome containing:
- a CDS encoding NAD(P)-dependent oxidoreductase, with translation MDKHIAVVGLGSMGGAMASALHQAGWQVSGFDPSPAARSAAEAGGVRTVDDIGHLAGTPYVVLSLPSARVVEETVPALLARPGTIAIVDTTTSEPATSASLASLAADQGAAFVDAPVSGGRDGAVAGRLTAFVGATAEALDAARPVLQALTGGQYQHLGGPGSGNVVKLLNNVLAAANLVSVGEALAVAKAYGVDPAAAAAGISGASGGSKVSAAMYPNWVLTGTHDSGFALGLMARDAALAIEIAAQRGERPDLLAAANQRWQDALATLGPGADFTEIARTVAPSLVREGAPTA
- a CDS encoding aldehyde dehydrogenase family protein translates to MTSATATSSASAARAAVDAVFPQGLGSFLDGRIVAGSGEQVPLTAAATGEEFTSFRDAGPEGADAILAGAVRGAAVWAATGAFERAAILREVSRTVAEHAEELAVLESVTTGKPLRDTRVEAAKVAEMFGYYAGWADKLTGQTIPVPGDWHTYTERVPWGVVVAITPWNAPLFTAGWNAAAPLAAGNAVVVKPSEYTPVSTLRLAQLAHRAGLPEGVFNVAAGLGGTVGAALTSDPRVGKVSFIGSVATGRRVAVAAARAGIPTVLELGGKSANIVFADADLDRAADGAIAAIFSGAGQSCVAGSRLLVERGVHAEFVERVAERAARLRLGDPLDPATEVGPIITAPQFTTVTSLIEAGIEDGGRRVTDAALPARLTGSALAGGHWVMPTLLDGVTPANRLETTEVFGPVVGADAFDTEAEAIERANGTAFGLAGAVWTGDVSRAHHVARSVNAGTFWINAYKTIHVAVPFGGFGDSGHGRSSGPGVLDEYTQTKAVWVPTRAAGAPFPSLSY
- a CDS encoding MurR/RpiR family transcriptional regulator, which encodes MPGAPDNEILDNADTQWLGDALPRVRLSKAQSRVVDVIVRNPQLASYADIAEIAQRADVNNSTVVRAAQTLGYRGWPDLQRELRARYLVLISTEETLAEHGEHRSPLHDALTHDIDNLRQTMDNNTAAEAEAAIATLAGATSILVIGVGSFAGPASVMAHLGSTMGYPISLENRAGVHLASAVNSLGPGDVLVVVNMWRSMKQVIAAAEAAAEAGAAVVAITDMRRGRLATTVADHLLIVPSEGISFFQSVTAATSVVYGLLAGMQAAQPERSRAAIRRTQQLWKDLDIYLE
- a CDS encoding amidohydrolase family protein codes for the protein MTEQDIPLIDPHFHLWNLEENYYPWLSDEVAPAAWGTYEDLLRNYLLDDYLADATGQNLVKAVHLDVGWDPRDPVGETRWLQSIADRRGFPHGIVGYADLAAPGVEAILDGHARYANFRGIRQSMNYHPDPAKTYLSAPEVSRTPQWRRGFRALAARGLSFDLQLYYPQMGEFFELATEFPDVQIILNHTGMQVDGPDHFDAWREGMRVIAQAPNVACKISGLGMGDHDWTVTSIRPYVESALESFGVGRCMFASNFPVDKLFSDYGTIFEAFREITRGYSRDERMALFHDNAARYYRL
- a CDS encoding sialidase family protein, with protein sequence MHQGTLTAPRILVRPRQARYQDAYRTWQGIPSVERTPGGRLYANWYSGMDTETGGNFVVVTTSDDNGDTWDGPRYVVEHDDPEVRVYDPCLWLDPLGRLWLTWNQSRDFFDGRVGVWVSTSANPDADEPTWSAPRRIANGLMMNKPTVTATGEWLVPAAIWACHPPTERHGLEAEMFSNVYASTDQGTTFELRGSADVPNRSFDEHMIVERRDGTLWMLVRCFDGIGESFSTDGGRTWSPGRRSHIDGPCSRFHIRRLTSGRLLLINHYGFAERSDRADIEQQGNVKAWKGRSHLTALLSDDDGRTWPHRLLLDERDDVSYPDAAVGDDGTIHVVYDHDRFGDRAIYLARFTEDDILAGRLHDPGSRLRLLVNRALALPTEEAVRPGGPAA
- a CDS encoding amidohydrolase; translated protein: MALTDLAAGSGRLKTDLAAGVERRRERVLALSRHLHAHPEVSFEETGAAEAITELLAWGGFDVERGTGGLPTAFTATAGTGELTVALCVEYDALPEVGHACGHNLIAGASLAAALALAPHVDELGITLKAIGTPAEEHGGGKALLLEAGAFDGVGLALMVHPVQDGVTYNPAGTSAQAVGRFRAVFSGTAAHAAAAPHLGVNAADAAVLSQVAVGLLRQQIPGDHRVALFVAEGGIATNVIPERAVVDFECRAFTLPEYEALLARVRRCFEGAALATGAELTIEATEPLYEPLVQDEELAAHWTAAMRAFGRDTSPAAGLSGGSTDMGNISQVIPSLHPWLSIPGADVPIHSHGFAALADTPEAYDVMFEAALALAWTVADATTDPQQKKRFVKAAYHRNPVQGAPAT
- a CDS encoding GNAT family N-acetyltransferase, with translation MNDTTHGIRIRRGSLADAPAVLDMLDSAVAWMNERGNTEQWGTTPYSQKPGGVARVERYMTENTPYIAELAGTSVGALVLDSGPSPQMPIGPAGEPERYVRLLVSDRRHAGLGIGAVLLAHAAEETRRAGVDLLRVDCWAGGGGELVAFYERNGFIRTEAFRFGTWPGQVLARRVG